From Bicyclus anynana chromosome 7, ilBicAnyn1.1, whole genome shotgun sequence, the proteins below share one genomic window:
- the LOC112044396 gene encoding uncharacterized protein LOC112044396 — protein MRRQARISAGGALVVRSASALQVWLWLLLFVFQNEFRISRSIQPGYLDFDNLPETNFTCTGKVIGGYYADLETSCQMFHVCTVGQQDEPMDIKFLCLNGTVFDQETRVCERVDEVDCTKSEKFYSLNLELYGSTTPPIIQPEPTKPQAKPTEQTHLKNKPSTTIITDPVINESPTTPEKVINQPTDTIDSTEDPIQENKKDEYKNTSTYKSSPLPSKQQDIQHLEEYEDEDDAIDEDNTDYEEDYSHPQTTTTIQTITTTPTTTKTPYTSTMLPPHTTPPTTITHLISSPSPSISSLSPPIHSSLTPSVPPSTTLDPSLLSPQEFIYRHRGPGSEAISFQRQSFRPADGVYITHAPPHQFDHFQYESSRTAPRPVANRPVPFVQRPQPTPFRPTTIDPRDQILRPGPNAQSSEKIETPVKNRPHHSHLPVQQNLPFNPFYYDRKRSDDVIPEDESSLSARSVAPPTTKTRKPTKPKSPPRVIVTASASVSDSNGKKLNYTVGNVVSAVKPIVAINYDDYKESDLIFDPFFLDVPKLQSRRKTRSSKYRKVVVVPVPPSMSVNVLTEKVPTSTSTPVTLRATTTKSSSTTSTTTVAWNPQDYVDDNYEPHAYVPPVPPLAVLVTQDNIKYKNKERMSINDVVGKEANDVKSAIFPKEQMKETSSEAHTMSSQSVGTEATVAVTSPTPIEAPACITSRSTDCQIRA, from the exons ATGCGGCGGCAGGCTCGGATCTCAGCCGGCGGCGCGCTTGTGGTGCGTTCCGCCTCTGCTTTGCAAG ttTGGTTGTGGTTGCTGCTTTTTGTGTTCCAAAATGAATTTCGGATATCGAGATCCATTCAACCTGga tatTTGGACTTCGATAATCTCCCTGAAACAAATTTCACGTGTACCGGCAAGGTGATCGGTGGCTACTACGCGGATCTGGAGACATCCTGCCAGATGTTCCACGTGTGTACCGTTGGTCAGCAAGACGAACCCATGGATATCAAGTTCCTGTGCCTTAATGGCACTGTTTTTGATCAG GAGACAAGAGTATGCGAGAGAGTAGACGAAGTAGATTGTACAAAATCTGAAAAGTtctatagtttaaatttagaattgtATGGAAGCACTACGCCTCCAATCATACAACCTGAACCAACGAAACCTCAAGCAAAACCAACAGAGCAAACACACCTGAAAAATAAACCAAGTACCACAATTATTACAGACCCTGTAATAAACGAATCGCCAACAACACCTGAAAAAGTTATAAATCAACCAACAGATACCATTGACTCAACCGAAGATCCGatacaagaaaataaaaaagatgaatataaaaatacgtCGACATATAAATCGTCACCGTTGCCATCAAAACAACAAGACATACAACATCTAGAGG aatatgaagatgaagatgacgCAATAGATGAAGACAACACTGATTATGAAGAAGATTATTCACATCCGCAGACAACCACTACTATTCAAACAATTACGACAACACCTACAACAACAAAAACACCTTATACAAGTACTATGTTGCCACCACACACGACGCCACCAACTACAATAacacatttaatttcttcaCCTTCTCCGTCTATTTCATCTTTATCACCTCCGATCCATTCTTCCTTAACTCCTTCTGTACCGCCTTCGACGACTTTAGATCCCTCTCTTTTATCTCCACAAGAATTTATCTATCGTCACAGAGGGCCTGGATCAGAAGCTATCTCTTTTCAACGACAAAGTTTTCGTCCAGCTGATGGCGTTTACATTACTCATGCCCCTCCTCACCAATTTGATCACTTCCAATATGAATCTTCTAGGACAGCACCACGACCTGTTGCAAATCGTCCAGTGCCTTTTGTTCAACGCCCTCAACCAACACCATTCCGGCCAACTACAATTGATCCACGTGATCAAATTTTACGTCCCGGCCCGAATGCGCAATCGTCTGAAAAAATCGAAACTCCTGTAAAAAATCGACCTCACCATTCACACTTACCTGTACAACAAAATTTACCATTTAATCCCTTCTATTATGATCGTAAAAGAAGTGATGACGTGATCCCAGAAGacgaatcatcattatcagcaagATCAGTGGCTCCACCTActacaaaaacaagaaaaccaACTAAGCCTAAGAGTCCACCGCGTGTTATAGTTACGGCTAGTGCATCTGTAAGCGATAGCAATGgaaaaaaattgaattatacCGTTGGAAATGTAGTTAGCGCTGTCAAGCCAATCGTTGCAATTAATTATGATGACTACAAAGAGTCGGATCTTATATTCGATCCATTTTTTCTCGATGTGCCAAAACTACAATCAAGACGAAAGACTAGATCTAGCAAATATAGAAAAGTTGTTGTTGTTCCTGTTCCTCCATCAATGTCAGTTAATGTATTGACAGAGAAGGTTCCTACCAGTACATCAACACCTGTAACTTTACGAGCGACTACTACAAAATCGTCATCAACTACATCTACAACCACTGTAGCATGGAATCCACAGGATTATGTCGATGACAATTACGAACCTCACGCATATGTACCACCCGTGCCTCCACTTGCAGTTTTAGTTACACaagataacataaaatataagaataaaGAAAGAATGTCAATAAATGATGTTGTGGGGAAAGAAGCAAATGATGTTAAGTCGGCTATCTTTCCAAAGGAACAAATGAAAGAGACGTCCTCTGAAGCGCATACAATGTCTAGTCAAAGTGTGGGCACTGAGGCTACGGTGGCGGTCACCTCACCGACTCCTATCGAGGCGCCCGCCTGCATTACTTCGCGCTCAACTGACTGTCAGATTCGTGCCTAA